The following are encoded together in the Citrus sinensis cultivar Valencia sweet orange chromosome 1, DVS_A1.0, whole genome shotgun sequence genome:
- the LOC102612014 gene encoding rRNA-processing protein EFG1 isoform X1: MAHGGYGKRRLAERKPVGRRSKGLAVEKKPKPKSVSLKNQIRSVERMLRKELPAEVREAQQKKLEELKKQQEIHTRLAVERKIFLRDRKIKFFERRKIERRIRRLEKLQRTSSGQAQDAEQLSKLKEDLEYVRFFPKTEKYVSLFTGGDDSDIVDRRNRLRKQIKANLIAAAASGKDLEETGSEDDGLLDLSDDDFFLTGSSSDEADADDEWTDKSTREQASSASGKAASGMSSDERNQRQNSARALMPPPRPSTNTFPSSVQSQSRFGSSSRKNSSIQRAEMSTSSNTSNSRSESSFRARGSSNTITGHSSNLSSNSDAHKPRRKRRPKKKKQKA, encoded by the exons ATGGCCCACGGTGGCTATGGCAAGCGCCGACTCGCCGAGCGCAAGCCTGTAGGTCGGCGATCAAAAGGCCTGGCTGTCGAAAAGAAACCTAAACCTAAATCAGTTTCTCTCAAAAACCAGATTCGTTCCGTCGAACGCATGCTCCGCAAG GAACTTCCGGCGGAAGTTAGAGAGGCGCAGCAAAAGAAGTTGGAAGAGCTCAAGAAACAGCAGGAGATTCACACACGTCTTGCTGTGGAACGCAAGATATTTTTGCGAGACAGGAAGATAAAGTTTTTCG AGAGGAGGAAGATTGAAAGAAGAATACGTCGTTTGGAGAAGCTTCAACGTACTTCGTCTGGTCAAGCTCAAGATGCTGAGCAGCTTTCTAAGTTGAAGGAAGATCTTGAATATGTTAGG TTCTTTCCAAAGACCGAGAAATATGTTTCTTTATTTACTGGAGGTGATGACTCTGACATCGTTGATAGGAGAAATAGATTGCGTAAGCAGATCAAAGCCAATTTAATTGCTGCTGCTGCCAGTGGGAAGGATTTGGAAG AAACAGGAAGTGAAGATGACGGACTTTTGGATTTAAGCGACGATGACTTCTTCTTAACTGGAAGTTCAAGTGATGAGGCGGATGCAGATGATGAATGGACTGACAAAAGTACAAG AGAACAGGCTTCTAGCGCTTCTGGTAAAGCAGCATCTGGCATGTCCAGTGATGAAAGGAATCAG AGGCAGAATTCTGCTAGAGCTCTAATGCCTCCTCCCCGACCATCAACCAATACTTTTCCAAGCTCAGTACAGTCTCAATCGAGGTTTGGATCCTCATCGagaaaaaattcatcaatacAGAGGGCTGAAATGTCTACATCCAGCAATACATCAAATAGCAGAAGCGAATCTTCCTTCAGAGCCAGAGGGTCTTCAAATACAATAACAGGTCATAGTAGTAATCTAAGTTCAAACTCGGATGCTCATAAACCCCGAAGAAAGAGGAgaccaaagaagaaaaaacagaaG GCATGA
- the LOC102612014 gene encoding rRNA-processing protein EFG1 isoform X2 — protein MAHGGYGKRRLAERKPVGRRSKGLAVEKKPKPKSVSLKNQIRSVERMLRKELPAEVREAQQKKLEELKKQQEIHTRLAVERKIFLRDRKIKFFERRKIERRIRRLEKLQRTSSGQAQDAEQLSKLKEDLEYVRFFPKTEKYVSLFTGGDDSDIVDRRNRLRKQIKANLIAAAASGKDLEETGSEDDGLLDLSDDDFFLTGSSSDEADADDEWTDKSTREQASSASGKAASGMSSDERNQNSARALMPPPRPSTNTFPSSVQSQSRFGSSSRKNSSIQRAEMSTSSNTSNSRSESSFRARGSSNTITGHSSNLSSNSDAHKPRRKRRPKKKKQKA, from the exons ATGGCCCACGGTGGCTATGGCAAGCGCCGACTCGCCGAGCGCAAGCCTGTAGGTCGGCGATCAAAAGGCCTGGCTGTCGAAAAGAAACCTAAACCTAAATCAGTTTCTCTCAAAAACCAGATTCGTTCCGTCGAACGCATGCTCCGCAAG GAACTTCCGGCGGAAGTTAGAGAGGCGCAGCAAAAGAAGTTGGAAGAGCTCAAGAAACAGCAGGAGATTCACACACGTCTTGCTGTGGAACGCAAGATATTTTTGCGAGACAGGAAGATAAAGTTTTTCG AGAGGAGGAAGATTGAAAGAAGAATACGTCGTTTGGAGAAGCTTCAACGTACTTCGTCTGGTCAAGCTCAAGATGCTGAGCAGCTTTCTAAGTTGAAGGAAGATCTTGAATATGTTAGG TTCTTTCCAAAGACCGAGAAATATGTTTCTTTATTTACTGGAGGTGATGACTCTGACATCGTTGATAGGAGAAATAGATTGCGTAAGCAGATCAAAGCCAATTTAATTGCTGCTGCTGCCAGTGGGAAGGATTTGGAAG AAACAGGAAGTGAAGATGACGGACTTTTGGATTTAAGCGACGATGACTTCTTCTTAACTGGAAGTTCAAGTGATGAGGCGGATGCAGATGATGAATGGACTGACAAAAGTACAAG AGAACAGGCTTCTAGCGCTTCTGGTAAAGCAGCATCTGGCATGTCCAGTGATGAAAGGAATCAG AATTCTGCTAGAGCTCTAATGCCTCCTCCCCGACCATCAACCAATACTTTTCCAAGCTCAGTACAGTCTCAATCGAGGTTTGGATCCTCATCGagaaaaaattcatcaatacAGAGGGCTGAAATGTCTACATCCAGCAATACATCAAATAGCAGAAGCGAATCTTCCTTCAGAGCCAGAGGGTCTTCAAATACAATAACAGGTCATAGTAGTAATCTAAGTTCAAACTCGGATGCTCATAAACCCCGAAGAAAGAGGAgaccaaagaagaaaaaacagaaG GCATGA